Part of the Bacillus sp. N1-1 genome, AAATTCAAACAGTTCTTTGAACTTGATGATGAGACGATAGAATTGGATGAGCAGCAGGAGAACGAAGCATATATGGAGGAAGAAGAGTCTGAAGTAACCAGGGCAAATCGAAAAAGCAAACAAAATGTTGTCAGTCTTCAAAGCGTTCATAAGAACTCAAGAGTTGTGCTAGTGGAACCTAGAGTGTATGCTGAAGCTCAGGATATTGCTGATCATGTGAAGAATCGGAAGTCCGTTGTAATGAATCTTCAACGTATTCCGCAGGATCAGGCAAGGCGAATTGTCGACTTTTTAAGTGGAACCGTCTATGCTGTTGGTGGCGATATTCAAAAGCTCGGTCCGGAGACATTTTTATGTACCCCGGATAACGTTGAAATTTCAGGAAATATCACAGATGAAATTTATGAAGACGAGTAAGTAAGAAAGGGTGAAAAGTTTGAACATTGCTTCAATCTTAATTTCAGCAGTACAAATTTATACGTGGATTCTCATCATTTACATTTTTATGTCATGGATTCCAAATGCAAGAGAATCTTCAATTGGCCAGATGATCGCTTCGATCGCAGAGCCATACCTTGCACCGTTTCGCAAGTTTATTCCGCCAATCGGAGGCATGCTTGATATTTCACCGATTGTTGCGATTTTTGCGCTTCAATTCGTCCAATACGGAATCGCTGCTCTCTTTAGTTTCGTAAGTTAATGTCGATTTACGAACATTACCGCCCTGAAGAACGGACGTTTGTGGATCGCGTTTTGCAGTGGCAAGATGAGGTTCAGGAAAGATATGCGCCCAGATTAACAGATTTTCTAGATCCGCGAGAGCAGGATATGGTAAGACAAATCATAGGAAATCATCCTGATGTGGGAGTGTTTTTCTCAGGTGGAGTTGAAGGGTCTGAACGTCAAAGGGCTCTTCTTGTTCCACCTTACTTTGAGCCTTCAACCGAAGATTTCGATATAACAGCATTTGAAATTACATATCCAGCTAAGTTCGTTACACTTACTCATCCTGATTTGCTTGGCGCAATGATGGGCCTCGGGATAAAACGAGAGAAATTTGGAGATATCATCGTAAATGATAGTCTTGCACATCTTATAGTAGCAAAGGAGATTGCAGACTTTGTTCAAATGAATCTGACGCAAGCTGGTAAGGCTTCTCTTTCTCCAGTAGAAATTTCACTTGAGCATTTACATTTACCTGAAGCAGTATGGGACGAGCAGGCAGGGACAGTGACTAGTCTTAGACTAGATACTGTTCTCGCTGAAGTTTATAATCTCTCAAGAGGTAAAGTGAATACGATGATCGAACATGATCGCGCGAAATTAAACTGGAAGATTGTAAGTCAACCTTCTGCTGAGGTGAAAGAGGGAGATTACTTATCTCTAAGAGGTTCCGGTAGAA contains:
- a CDS encoding RNA-binding protein, yielding MSIYEHYRPEERTFVDRVLQWQDEVQERYAPRLTDFLDPREQDMVRQIIGNHPDVGVFFSGGVEGSERQRALLVPPYFEPSTEDFDITAFEITYPAKFVTLTHPDLLGAMMGLGIKREKFGDIIVNDSLAHLIVAKEIADFVQMNLTQAGKASLSPVEISLEHLHLPEAVWDEQAGTVTSLRLDTVLAEVYNLSRGKVNTMIEHDRAKLNWKIVSQPSAEVKEGDYLSLRGSGRSKIVSIDGKTKRDKWRITYQIRK
- a CDS encoding YggT family protein, producing MNIASILISAVQIYTWILIIYIFMSWIPNARESSIGQMIASIAEPYLAPFRKFIPPIGGMLDISPIVAIFALQFVQYGIAALFSFVS
- a CDS encoding cell division protein SepF codes for the protein MGIKTKFKQFFELDDETIELDEQQENEAYMEEEESEVTRANRKSKQNVVSLQSVHKNSRVVLVEPRVYAEAQDIADHVKNRKSVVMNLQRIPQDQARRIVDFLSGTVYAVGGDIQKLGPETFLCTPDNVEISGNITDEIYEDE